A window of the Actinobacillus genomosp. 1 genome harbors these coding sequences:
- a CDS encoding SurA N-terminal domain-containing protein: MIENMHERANGPVFKIIFALVSLSFVITGIGAGLVAGDTAAVKVNGTEITQQAFNAAKNRQQSVLNAQMGESFWDLLDTPEYAKQFNQSVLNGLVDEELLRQYAKELKLGISAEQIKAEIVNSPVFQQDGKFSNDLYQQTLRSNGLSADGYAAIVNEGMLFSQIQEGIIGSSFNVPEQEALLAKLLLQKRQIRLANYSIAAEAANQTASAEELQKYYDAHKSELIEPEKLTVEYVTLTPSDVAKNVQVNDEQVKTYYEKNKADYATKGEVHFAHIQLANEADAKGVAQELQAGADFATLAKAKSTDKLSAAQGGDLGWAKAGTFPKAFEEAAAMLQDGQVSSVVNVDGAYHLIKVLERKGEKVIPLEQVKEQITKTIRQELLLTEYSNIAREMANKAFENNGSLETVAQAGGVKVQKSVQFTHQNVPVELNNEKVVKALFSGELRQSGQNSDALDIGDEHNPKTMFVRVSDYQTERVKTLEEAKAEIEDAIKQQKAEQILLAKAEEQVKALNEGKIANVSFGKSQTLVFAQAESENPLLAQTVFAMAKPADKSVYQVARNQQGDVIVVALDKVIDGNPDEFKPLSVQFTQAEQTLLRDDLLKDLRARASIEVNQDFMGQIDSPAH, encoded by the coding sequence ATGATTGAAAATATGCATGAGAGGGCAAACGGTCCCGTTTTTAAAATTATTTTTGCACTGGTATCTTTGTCTTTCGTTATTACCGGTATCGGCGCCGGTTTAGTAGCCGGAGATACGGCGGCGGTTAAAGTAAATGGCACGGAAATTACTCAGCAAGCGTTTAATGCGGCTAAAAACCGTCAGCAAAGTGTGTTAAATGCGCAAATGGGAGAAAGTTTTTGGGATCTGCTTGATACGCCGGAATACGCAAAACAGTTTAATCAATCGGTATTAAACGGCTTAGTAGATGAAGAGTTATTACGCCAATATGCGAAAGAGCTGAAATTAGGAATTAGTGCCGAGCAAATTAAAGCGGAAATCGTAAATAGTCCGGTATTCCAGCAAGATGGCAAATTTAGCAATGATTTGTATCAACAAACTTTAAGAAGTAACGGCTTAAGTGCGGACGGCTATGCGGCGATTGTGAATGAAGGTATGCTTTTCTCTCAGATACAGGAAGGGATTATCGGAAGTAGTTTTAACGTACCGGAACAAGAAGCGCTTTTAGCAAAACTCTTACTGCAAAAACGTCAAATTCGTTTAGCAAATTATTCGATTGCAGCAGAAGCGGCGAATCAAACAGCTTCAGCGGAAGAATTACAAAAATATTACGACGCACATAAATCCGAATTAATCGAGCCGGAGAAATTAACGGTCGAATACGTAACATTAACACCGTCCGACGTGGCTAAAAACGTGCAGGTTAATGATGAACAAGTTAAAACGTATTACGAAAAAAATAAAGCGGATTATGCGACTAAAGGTGAAGTTCATTTCGCACATATTCAATTAGCGAATGAAGCGGATGCCAAAGGTGTAGCGCAAGAGCTACAAGCGGGAGCGGATTTCGCTACGCTTGCTAAAGCTAAATCAACCGATAAATTGTCTGCGGCACAAGGCGGTGATTTAGGTTGGGCAAAAGCGGGTACTTTCCCTAAAGCGTTTGAAGAGGCAGCTGCAATGCTACAAGACGGTCAAGTTAGTTCGGTCGTTAATGTAGACGGTGCATACCACCTTATTAAAGTTTTAGAACGTAAAGGTGAAAAAGTTATTCCGCTTGAGCAAGTAAAAGAGCAAATTACGAAAACTATTCGTCAAGAATTACTCTTAACCGAATATTCTAATATTGCGCGTGAAATGGCGAATAAAGCATTTGAAAATAACGGTAGTTTAGAAACCGTCGCACAAGCCGGTGGAGTAAAAGTACAGAAATCCGTACAATTTACACACCAAAACGTACCGGTAGAGCTTAATAATGAAAAAGTTGTAAAAGCATTATTTAGCGGTGAGTTGCGTCAAAGTGGGCAAAATTCCGATGCACTCGATATCGGTGATGAGCATAACCCGAAAACAATGTTTGTACGTGTAAGTGATTATCAAACTGAACGCGTTAAAACTTTAGAAGAAGCGAAAGCTGAAATTGAAGATGCGATAAAACAACAAAAGGCGGAACAAATTCTGTTAGCGAAAGCGGAAGAACAAGTTAAAGCACTTAATGAAGGAAAAATAGCGAATGTTTCTTTCGGTAAGTCACAAACGTTAGTTTTTGCACAAGCGGAAAGTGAAAATCCTCTTTTAGCTCAAACGGTTTTTGCGATGGCTAAGCCTGCGGATAAATCCGTTTATCAAGTTGCGCGTAATCAACAAGGTGATGTGATCGTTGTTGCTTTAGATAAAGTTATCGACGGTAATCCGGATGAATTCAAACCGCTTTCGGTACAATTTACTCAAGCAGAACAAACGTTATTACGTGATGATTTACTCAAAGACTTACGTGCTAGAGCTTCGATTGAAGTGAATCAAGACTTTATGGGGCAAATAGACTCTCCGGCTCATTAA
- a CDS encoding heme biosynthesis protein HemY: MFRVLFLMLLLLASLIIGPYLSGNQGYVRIETDTKVIEMSLVMLVVFFVIAMSVVYAIEVIISRFCRLSKGSYNWFFNRKHKKAQQETLEGLMRMSEGDYSKAEKLFSKNAKHADEPVLNLIKAAEAAQQGGDEFNANKYLIEAAELAGPNNVAVELARTRILVQQNKLPAARSAIDSLIELAPRNTEVLRLAINIYKDSKAYNALDGILEDIGQRSFLSAEEYDALTHFVDDGLLDEKMNEEGQDGLLAWWENQPSRRRKSIYVRTGLVKRLIDTDDHESAQEIALETVKKYEDDQLVPLLEQLTRLQVAEESKLVKLLVKRADKADVQYTDDYARALGYIYTREGLFEKAKNYFAQLIEHRECVANDRIMALHVAEQTNDTELANKIRELNLKQVSMDKKSEPEPVALIEKSA; the protein is encoded by the coding sequence ATGTTTAGAGTTCTTTTTTTAATGCTGTTATTACTGGCAAGTTTAATTATCGGTCCTTATCTTTCCGGTAATCAGGGTTACGTACGTATCGAAACCGATACGAAAGTAATCGAAATGAGTCTGGTAATGTTAGTGGTTTTCTTCGTCATCGCTATGTCGGTAGTTTATGCGATTGAAGTGATTATTAGTCGTTTCTGCCGTTTGAGTAAAGGTTCATATAACTGGTTCTTTAATCGTAAACATAAAAAAGCTCAGCAAGAAACTCTAGAAGGGCTAATGAGAATGAGTGAGGGCGATTATTCCAAAGCGGAAAAACTGTTTAGTAAGAATGCAAAACACGCGGACGAGCCCGTTTTAAATCTGATTAAAGCGGCCGAAGCGGCACAACAAGGCGGTGATGAATTCAATGCGAATAAATATTTAATTGAAGCGGCGGAATTAGCCGGACCGAATAATGTTGCGGTGGAATTAGCCCGAACCCGTATTTTAGTTCAACAAAATAAACTGCCGGCGGCTCGTAGTGCGATTGACAGTTTAATTGAATTAGCTCCTCGTAATACGGAAGTACTGCGCTTAGCGATTAACATTTATAAAGACTCGAAAGCATATAACGCTTTAGACGGTATTTTAGAAGATATTGGACAACGTAGTTTCCTTTCTGCAGAAGAGTACGATGCATTAACGCACTTTGTTGATGACGGTTTACTTGATGAAAAAATGAATGAGGAAGGACAAGACGGTTTATTGGCATGGTGGGAAAATCAACCGAGCCGTCGCCGTAAATCCATTTATGTTCGTACCGGTTTAGTCAAACGCTTAATTGATACCGATGATCATGAGTCCGCTCAAGAGATTGCACTGGAAACCGTGAAAAAATATGAAGACGATCAATTAGTACCGTTACTTGAACAACTTACGCGTTTACAAGTGGCGGAAGAAAGTAAATTGGTAAAATTGCTTGTGAAGAGGGCGGATAAAGCGGATGTTCAATATACCGATGATTATGCAAGGGCATTAGGTTATATCTATACGCGAGAAGGATTGTTTGAGAAGGCTAAAAATTATTTCGCTCAGTTGATTGAACATCGTGAATGTGTTGCAAACGACCGAATTATGGCACTTCACGTAGCGGAACAGACTAATGATACTGAACTGGCGAATAAAATTCGCGAGCTTAATTTAAAGCAAGTGAGTATGGATAAGAAAAGTGAGCCTGAGCCTGTTGCTCTAATTGAAAAATCCGCATAA
- a CDS encoding uroporphyrinogen-III C-methyltransferase — MSKDKQIIEQAEDVVETVTAVEQEANSSKEEFVENSEKETASQIDKEGVKVEQKIEEKVVVQKSGGKGIALLALLVAMAVGGAGHYMANKKFAEVEQEIAKLAGQQPVSSPQIEMPNFDAEKAQIAELGSSYQKALDRISQLEQEQSNYMNQINGLKTQLQKVTGAPQSESVVWKLSDADFLLNNALRKLVLDNDIDTAKSLLSEADTVLSQVANTDVANVRSAIKSDLSQLANVNHVDQNNLMQRLTTLANRLDDLPMIANEAVEETVMVSGEVSDSIEDWQKNIEKSASSFLDHFIRVSDRNKADEKAFVAPNQEVYLRENIRLRLQIAILAIPRQQNELYKQSLDAVSTWIRSYFETQNESVKSFLKELDDLSEQSVYIDAPERLKSIELLEHLLNKAPQTVEKIEIKAEKELAQPAVSEIKTESAPQQPIQSQSEQPSNVAQ; from the coding sequence ATGTCAAAAGATAAGCAGATCATTGAACAAGCAGAAGATGTTGTTGAAACAGTGACAGCCGTTGAGCAAGAAGCTAATTCATCAAAAGAAGAATTTGTAGAAAATTCAGAAAAAGAGACCGCTTCTCAAATAGATAAAGAGGGTGTTAAAGTGGAACAAAAGATTGAAGAAAAAGTAGTTGTTCAAAAATCCGGAGGCAAAGGCATTGCACTATTGGCATTATTGGTTGCAATGGCCGTAGGGGGCGCTGGTCACTATATGGCAAATAAGAAATTTGCTGAAGTTGAACAAGAAATTGCCAAACTTGCAGGACAACAACCGGTTTCTTCTCCTCAAATCGAAATGCCGAATTTTGATGCGGAAAAAGCGCAAATCGCAGAATTGGGATCTTCATATCAGAAAGCGTTAGATCGCATCAGTCAATTGGAACAAGAACAATCAAATTATATGAACCAAATTAACGGATTGAAAACGCAATTACAAAAAGTAACTGGTGCGCCTCAGTCCGAATCGGTTGTTTGGAAATTATCGGATGCGGATTTCTTATTAAATAACGCATTACGTAAATTGGTACTGGATAATGATATTGATACGGCTAAAAGTTTATTATCGGAAGCGGACACCGTATTATCACAAGTGGCGAATACGGACGTAGCAAACGTACGTAGCGCGATAAAAAGTGATTTGAGTCAATTAGCGAATGTGAACCATGTCGATCAGAATAATTTAATGCAGCGTTTAACCACACTAGCGAATCGTTTGGACGATTTGCCGATGATCGCTAATGAAGCGGTTGAAGAAACGGTAATGGTAAGCGGGGAAGTGAGTGATTCGATCGAAGACTGGCAAAAAAATATTGAGAAAAGCGCAAGTTCTTTCTTAGATCACTTTATTCGTGTAAGTGATCGTAATAAGGCGGACGAAAAAGCCTTTGTTGCGCCGAATCAAGAAGTTTATCTGCGAGAAAATATACGTTTACGTTTACAAATTGCAATTCTTGCTATTCCGCGTCAGCAAAACGAATTATATAAACAATCATTGGATGCGGTCAGTACTTGGATTAGAAGCTATTTCGAAACACAAAACGAAAGCGTAAAAAGTTTCTTAAAAGAATTGGACGATTTGAGCGAACAATCCGTTTATATTGATGCGCCTGAGCGTCTTAAAAGTATTGAGTTATTGGAACATCTTTTAAATAAAGCACCGCAAACGGTCGAAAAAATTGAAATTAAAGCGGAAAAAGAATTGGCTCAACCGGCTGTGAGTGAAATTAAAACGGAATCGGCTCCGCAGCAACCCATCCAGTCGCAATCCGAACAACCGTCTAATGTTGCACAGTAA
- a CDS encoding DUF808 domain-containing protein — translation MAFSSLFTLLDDIASVLDDVSVMTKVAAKKTAGVIGDDLALNANQVSGKHISPDRELPIVWSVAKGSLINKVILIPLALLLSIYLPQAILPLLMIGGAYLCFEGVEKLLHKFLHKKDEHNAVSEEEPISEKDKIKGAVRTDFILSAEIIIIALGVLQESSTMIKILSLSSIGIGITVFVYGLVGLIVKLDDIGLWLMQKKSGLSQSIGKTLLVIMPWFMKSLSIIGTIAMFLVGGGIFSHNIAEIHHFVEHLGIPAQFSSLVDFVVGIIIGSICCLIILPLMKVFSKKH, via the coding sequence ATGGCATTCAGCTCATTATTTACATTATTAGATGATATTGCCTCCGTACTTGATGACGTTTCGGTCATGACAAAAGTAGCGGCAAAGAAAACCGCCGGTGTAATCGGTGATGACTTAGCATTAAATGCAAATCAAGTAAGCGGTAAACACATCTCACCGGATCGAGAATTACCGATTGTTTGGAGTGTGGCTAAAGGTTCACTAATCAATAAAGTCATTTTAATTCCGCTTGCATTATTGCTTTCAATTTATCTGCCCCAAGCAATTCTTCCGTTATTAATGATTGGCGGTGCTTATTTGTGTTTTGAAGGTGTAGAAAAACTACTACATAAATTCTTGCATAAAAAAGACGAGCATAATGCAGTTTCCGAAGAAGAACCGATCTCAGAAAAAGATAAAATTAAAGGTGCGGTACGTACCGATTTTATTTTATCGGCAGAAATCATTATTATCGCTTTAGGCGTGTTACAAGAATCTTCAACGATGATTAAGATTCTCTCTCTTTCGAGTATCGGAATCGGGATTACCGTTTTTGTTTACGGTTTGGTCGGGTTAATTGTCAAACTGGACGACATCGGCTTATGGCTAATGCAAAAGAAAAGCGGTCTATCCCAATCTATCGGCAAAACATTACTTGTAATTATGCCGTGGTTTATGAAATCACTTTCGATTATCGGTACAATTGCGATGTTCTTAGTCGGTGGCGGCATTTTCTCTCACAACATTGCCGAAATTCATCATTTCGTCGAACATTTGGGGATCCCTGCACAATTCTCAAGCCTCGTTGATTTCGTGGTAGGTATTATTATCGGTTCAATTTGCTGTCTCATTATTTTACCGTTAATGAAAGTATTTAGTAAAAAACACTAA
- a CDS encoding peptide ABC transporter substrate-binding protein — MQSAKQAVKFFQNLVSLFACLIVLSACDQDLPVTQVESAKPEILPTIDHSVLKRAIYTNKFQLDPHFVDSSADAAPLRDLFVGLLAYNEKGIVQPALAKTWFTENNKDWLFILDENAKWSNGEPVTAEDIVLSWQRLANPKNASPLAAYLAYMHLHQARDILAGEKAVSELGVKALNATTLQIRLEKPNLVFPKMLAHVALLPSYRGEIPNPNMLISNGDYTLAAKTEKNLLLKAVKNTPNFTKVEYHRISVLQSIKPFDVVENPLEGQQHNIWEFPRLCNYYYEFNFADPQLKHKEIRQAIKAMILSARIPHQYGIANFSVLPKSMLNTEKHQWNPVIIETLLTQAGISSNNPLQLSLSYDEQGKHIEIAQQMIRTLGQSDLIKVTPQALGWTQLLAVREQKNYQLSRAGWCAEYADPLPFLLHFHSKSADNKSNYHNPQVDEKLEKLQEQNLTEEVREQLIQSVVKHLDDDVAVLPMFQYYRRVALDPTILGIDLNNDSEVIYSKHLYRLKPKD; from the coding sequence ATGCAGTCTGCTAAACAAGCGGTTAAATTTTTCCAAAATCTTGTCAGTTTGTTCGCTTGCTTGATTGTATTGTCCGCTTGTGATCAAGATTTACCCGTCACGCAAGTTGAATCGGCTAAACCGGAAATCTTACCGACAATCGATCATTCGGTTTTAAAGCGTGCGATTTATACCAACAAATTCCAGCTAGATCCGCATTTTGTGGATTCATCGGCGGATGCCGCTCCGTTACGAGATTTGTTTGTCGGCTTATTAGCTTATAATGAGAAAGGTATCGTTCAACCGGCATTAGCGAAAACATGGTTTACCGAAAATAATAAAGACTGGCTGTTTATTTTAGATGAAAACGCAAAATGGTCTAACGGTGAACCAGTTACCGCAGAAGATATAGTGCTGAGCTGGCAACGTTTAGCAAATCCTAAGAATGCTTCACCGTTAGCCGCTTATTTAGCTTATATGCATTTACATCAAGCAAGAGATATACTTGCCGGGGAGAAGGCGGTTAGTGAATTGGGTGTTAAAGCGCTGAATGCGACTACATTACAAATTCGGCTGGAAAAGCCGAATTTGGTTTTCCCCAAAATGTTGGCACACGTTGCCTTACTGCCGAGTTATCGGGGTGAAATACCGAATCCGAATATGCTGATTAGCAACGGAGACTATACGCTAGCGGCCAAAACGGAAAAAAATTTATTACTGAAAGCGGTTAAAAACACTCCGAATTTTACTAAGGTGGAATATCATCGTATTTCCGTTTTACAATCGATTAAACCGTTTGATGTAGTGGAAAATCCGTTAGAGGGGCAACAGCATAATATTTGGGAATTTCCCCGTTTATGCAATTACTATTATGAGTTTAATTTTGCCGATCCTCAGTTGAAACATAAAGAAATCAGACAAGCAATAAAAGCAATGATTTTATCCGCCCGTATTCCGCATCAATATGGAATTGCGAATTTTTCGGTGTTGCCGAAAAGTATGTTAAATACGGAGAAGCATCAATGGAATCCGGTCATTATCGAAACCCTATTGACACAAGCGGGAATCAGTTCGAATAATCCGTTGCAGCTTTCTTTAAGTTATGACGAGCAAGGGAAACATATTGAAATTGCCCAGCAAATGATTAGAACGTTAGGGCAATCGGACTTAATTAAAGTTACTCCTCAAGCACTCGGTTGGACACAACTTTTAGCCGTAAGAGAACAAAAAAATTATCAGTTAAGCAGAGCGGGTTGGTGTGCGGAGTATGCAGATCCGTTACCGTTTTTATTACATTTTCATTCTAAAAGCGCCGATAACAAAAGTAATTATCATAATCCGCAAGTAGATGAAAAACTGGAAAAGTTACAAGAGCAAAACTTAACGGAAGAAGTAAGAGAACAGCTTATTCAAAGTGTCGTAAAGCACCTTGACGATGATGTTGCCGTACTTCCGATGTTTCAATACTATCGCCGTGTTGCATTAGATCCAACCATTTTGGGTATTGATTTAAATAACGATAGTGAAGTAATTTATAGTAAACACTTATATCGACTGAAACCTAAGGATTAA
- a CDS encoding YchE family NAAT transporter — protein MEIDINLAIYLQFFIGLFAIVNPFGSLPIFFSMTAHQYESERNHTSLVTSVSIGVILLVSLFFGKFILDAFSISLDSFRVAGGFLIVSIAMTMISGKLGEHKQNKEEKNADVSEYENIGVVPLAMPIMAGPGAIGSTIVWGTRYHQVTDYIGFSVSIILFSVVCYILFRFSAPLVKKLGKTGSNVVTRIMGLILMALGIEITVAGLSNLFPGLTSIH, from the coding sequence GTGGAAATAGATATTAATCTTGCTATTTATCTTCAATTTTTTATTGGATTATTCGCTATTGTGAATCCGTTCGGTTCACTTCCTATTTTTTTCAGTATGACGGCGCATCAATATGAGTCGGAAAGAAATCATACGAGCCTAGTTACTTCGGTATCTATCGGTGTGATTCTATTGGTTAGTTTATTTTTCGGTAAGTTTATCTTAGATGCTTTTAGTATTTCGCTGGATTCTTTCCGAGTTGCCGGCGGTTTTCTGATTGTCAGTATCGCAATGACGATGATTAGCGGTAAACTTGGTGAGCATAAGCAAAATAAAGAAGAAAAAAATGCGGATGTCAGCGAATACGAAAATATCGGCGTTGTGCCGTTGGCTATGCCGATTATGGCGGGACCGGGCGCAATCGGTTCGACTATCGTTTGGGGCACTCGTTATCATCAAGTCACGGATTATATCGGCTTTAGTGTTTCGATTATATTATTCTCAGTCGTGTGTTATATCTTGTTTCGTTTTTCCGCACCGTTAGTTAAAAAATTAGGTAAAACGGGGTCAAACGTCGTCACACGTATTATGGGGTTAATTCTTATGGCTTTAGGGATAGAAATTACGGTTGCCGGACTCAGTAATTTATTTCCGGGATTAACTTCGATTCATTAG
- the rpsO gene encoding 30S ribosomal protein S15, giving the protein MSLSVEAKAKIVAEFGRDAKDTGSSEVQIALLTAQINHLQAHFAEHKKDHHGRRGLLRMVSRRRKLLDYLKRTDLAKYSETIARLGLRR; this is encoded by the coding sequence ATGTCTCTAAGCGTAGAAGCAAAAGCAAAAATCGTTGCTGAATTTGGTCGTGATGCAAAAGACACTGGTTCATCAGAAGTTCAAATCGCATTATTAACAGCTCAAATCAACCACTTACAAGCACACTTTGCTGAGCACAAAAAAGATCACCACGGTCGCCGCGGTTTATTACGTATGGTTTCACGTCGTCGTAAATTATTAGACTACTTAAAACGTACTGATCTTGCTAAATATTCAGAAACTATCGCACGTTTAGGTTTACGTCGCTAA
- a CDS encoding cation:proton antiporter gives MGIYAYLCFLSALSILLGFITSKISAKVQSTIAISAVAMVCSLLVWIFGSLGLFHIDTIAKEVMEQIDFKSFLLNGILGFLLFAGSLGVKLPILKDQKWEITVFALFSTLASTFFIAGLIYAVSQFIGLPIDFIYCVVFGALISPTDPIAVLAIIKNLRAPKRLSMQVEGESLFNDGVGLVIFITVFAVAFGGQETNFSGIMGLFIHEAIGGILFGFVLGFIAHILISSTDDGSMEILITLTIPTAGFMFASNILHVSGALAMVVAGIMIGNWTRHSGFSEQSQRYLDHFWEMIDHFLNSLLFFLIGFALLLVDFNIYGVILMIAAIPVCLAARYFSLWIPFKLMQQFRTYNPYTLKIMSWGGLRGGLALAMALSIPSKVAFVENIDIKDLILVMTYAVVMFSILVQGSTIEPMIRKAKTVDPNREEYLKPSGHSSH, from the coding sequence ATGGGAATTTACGCATATCTTTGTTTCCTCTCGGCTCTGTCTATTTTACTCGGCTTCATTACAAGTAAAATTAGTGCCAAAGTACAATCAACTATTGCAATTAGTGCAGTAGCAATGGTTTGTTCACTACTGGTTTGGATTTTTGGTTCTTTAGGATTATTTCATATTGACACCATTGCTAAAGAAGTGATGGAACAAATCGATTTCAAAAGTTTTCTTCTTAACGGGATTCTAGGTTTCCTATTATTTGCCGGTTCCTTAGGTGTAAAACTACCGATTCTAAAAGATCAGAAATGGGAAATTACCGTCTTTGCTTTATTCTCAACGCTTGCTTCCACTTTCTTTATCGCCGGTTTAATTTATGCCGTCAGCCAGTTTATCGGTTTACCGATTGATTTTATTTACTGTGTCGTATTTGGCGCACTGATTTCTCCTACCGACCCTATTGCCGTCTTGGCGATTATCAAAAACTTACGGGCACCGAAACGTTTATCCATGCAAGTGGAAGGCGAATCATTATTTAATGATGGTGTCGGTTTGGTTATCTTTATCACGGTATTTGCCGTCGCATTCGGCGGACAGGAAACGAATTTCTCCGGTATTATGGGGCTTTTTATACATGAAGCAATCGGCGGTATCCTATTCGGTTTCGTGTTAGGTTTTATCGCGCATATTTTAATTTCATCCACTGATGACGGTTCGATGGAAATTTTGATTACGCTTACCATCCCGACTGCCGGCTTTATGTTCGCAAGTAATATTTTACATGTATCAGGTGCGCTAGCCATGGTCGTTGCAGGTATCATGATCGGTAACTGGACTCGTCACTCCGGTTTCTCCGAACAAAGCCAACGCTATCTCGACCATTTCTGGGAAATGATTGATCATTTCTTAAATTCTTTGTTATTTTTCCTGATCGGATTTGCTTTATTATTGGTCGATTTCAATATTTACGGCGTGATTTTAATGATTGCGGCAATTCCGGTTTGTTTAGCCGCTCGTTATTTCAGTTTGTGGATTCCGTTCAAATTGATGCAACAATTCCGTACTTATAATCCTTATACGCTGAAAATTATGAGCTGGGGCGGATTACGCGGCGGATTGGCTTTAGCAATGGCTTTATCCATTCCGAGTAAAGTCGCATTCGTTGAAAATATTGATATTAAAGATCTTATTTTGGTGATGACCTATGCGGTGGTAATGTTTTCAATTTTAGTACAAGGTTCAACAATTGAACCGATGATTCGCAAAGCTAAAACCGTCGATCCTAATCGAGAGGAATATTTAAAACCAAGCGGTCATTCTTCCCATTAA
- the apbC gene encoding iron-sulfur cluster carrier protein ApbC encodes MNQLNEQQLSEIKFVLQNFTHPTLQKDLIALNAFKKAELGAGILRLEFTMPFAWNSGFEALKADTEAKLKQITGANEVKWILNYQIATLKRANSHPAVNGVKNIIAVTSGKGGVGKSTTSVNLALALKAQGAKVGILDADIYGPSIPHMLGAQDQRPTSPDNKHITPIEVYGIQSNSIGYLMADDNATIWRGPMASSALSQLLNETWWTELDYLVIDMPPGTGDIQLTLSQQIPVTGAVVVTTPQDIALLDAVKGISMFQKVSVPVLGIIENMSVHICQNCGHHEDIFGTGGAEKVAKKYGTKVLGQMPLHIRLRQDLDAGTPTVIAAPEHETSQAYIELAAKVASELYWQGSVIPSEIMIREVK; translated from the coding sequence ATGAATCAACTTAACGAACAGCAATTAAGTGAAATTAAATTTGTTTTACAAAATTTCACACACCCTACATTGCAAAAAGATTTAATCGCATTGAATGCGTTTAAAAAAGCCGAACTCGGTGCAGGCATTTTGCGCTTAGAATTTACTATGCCGTTTGCTTGGAACAGCGGTTTTGAAGCATTAAAAGCGGATACGGAAGCGAAGCTTAAGCAAATTACCGGCGCAAATGAAGTAAAATGGATCTTAAATTATCAAATTGCCACCTTAAAACGTGCAAATAGCCATCCTGCGGTAAACGGCGTAAAAAATATTATTGCGGTAACATCGGGTAAAGGTGGGGTAGGTAAATCGACTACCTCGGTAAATCTTGCGTTGGCGTTAAAAGCACAAGGCGCAAAAGTCGGGATTTTAGATGCGGATATTTACGGCCCGTCCATTCCGCATATGTTAGGTGCTCAAGATCAGCGTCCGACCTCTCCGGATAACAAACATATTACACCGATCGAAGTCTATGGTATTCAATCGAACTCAATCGGCTATTTAATGGCGGATGATAATGCCACTATTTGGCGTGGACCGATGGCGAGTTCGGCGTTAAGCCAATTATTGAATGAAACATGGTGGACGGAACTAGATTACCTTGTAATCGATATGCCGCCGGGTACAGGCGATATCCAACTTACCCTTTCGCAACAAATTCCGGTTACCGGTGCGGTGGTGGTAACCACTCCGCAAGATATTGCGTTATTAGATGCGGTGAAAGGTATTTCAATGTTCCAAAAAGTGTCGGTACCGGTATTAGGTATCATCGAAAATATGAGCGTGCATATCTGCCAAAATTGCGGTCATCACGAAGATATTTTCGGCACCGGCGGAGCGGAGAAAGTGGCGAAGAAATACGGCACCAAAGTATTAGGACAAATGCCGTTGCATATTCGTTTACGTCAAGATTTGGATGCCGGCACACCGACCGTCATTGCGGCACCGGAACACGAAACCAGCCAAGCCTATATCGAATTAGCGGCAAAAGTTGCTTCGGAATTATACTGGCAAGGTTCGGTTATTCCGTCTGAAATTATGATTCGTGAAGTGAAATAA